The following coding sequences are from one Pseudopipra pipra isolate bDixPip1 chromosome 16, bDixPip1.hap1, whole genome shotgun sequence window:
- the NDUFAB1 gene encoding acyl carrier protein, mitochondrial, giving the protein MMAARVLSSCARRLLPPPARPAALRALRRLAPAAPAPPVPPGRPALPALLRVPRAAALPCRRFSDMPPLTLADIKERVLYVLKLYDKIDPEKLTAESHFMKDLGLDSLDQVEIIMAMEDEFGFEIPDGDAEKLMCPQEIVDYIADKKDVYE; this is encoded by the exons ATGATGGCGGCCCGTGTCCTCTCGTCCTGCgcccgccgcctcctcccgccgcccgcccgccccgccgccctccGCGCCCTCCGCCGCCtcgcgcccgccgcgcccgccccgcccgtcCCCCCGGGCCGCCCCGCGCTGCCCGCGCTCCTGCGGGTGCCGCGCGCGGCCGCGCTGCCATGCCGCCGCTTCTCCGACATGCCGCCCCTGACCTTGGCCGACATCAAGGAACGGGTGCTCTACGTGCTCAAGCTCTACGATAAGATCGACCCCGAGAAG CTCACAGCCGAGTCCCACTTCATGAAGGACCTGGGCCTGGACAGTCTGGACCAAGTGGAGATCATCATGGCCATGGAGGACGAATTCG GATTTGAAATTCCTGACGGAGATGCAGAGAAGCTGATGTGCCCACAGGAGATTGTAGATTACATTGCAGATAAGAAGGATGTTTATGAATGA
- the LOC135423385 gene encoding collagen alpha-1(I) chain-like, producing the protein MSPGSRGQPGTEQGQSRVRAAPNARPGDEPVGGGREPTEPRPSAEPAGGDGAEPAAAAPHLGRPAGAGPSPSEWVAVQSTGPPAPGRRELRCRCRGAGPGRGLRFPAPPPRRSGGGRGFPATAWQSRPRRAMERPRLPLPRLPLPRLPLPRLLAAAVLVECCARLCPALGSGTGSTPGTADPCAHLGTAAGERCRTDHPERGAGTGQAPTPETLGQLWTEAKLLPFPGTPARTAEPSGPQGSPRGPQTGGEGTGPAVWGGTATEHPGPPVSAGTTEQAAAGSELGVTSAGAPAPVQPNTDPATTDPLGTDPVGHVTVEGVKTVQGTPLHSSPSMAVPGSAGGQRGSPNTLMGWRSMGTVLVQSQRGSHSSSSPKLWAGEGLGATVPLGNRSPGTHPATTLATDSPVLGTTGMSPFGEGLQRLLTPTRALWGTHQGLPGPGLAGGQGSASHPWQGPHSAPRPSALSLGAAGHEGPVASTAWPAVGTGPASLPATGRGSGLPVPTTTAGTPGVTSSVPGGALDQTTGVLGPPDRAGSPEQSHIPLNPPAVPGQSPAPLAPSSSAVVQSGVTHASPGSPHVPLSPQPAPASGAVTLLPTLLSSPGTGWGVPGLAPAVSTPPGDPSPGLPHTDSRVGPAESPQIQEGTQVGVGSLAPPSALGPPQQPPSSQPASSLGPTTATGITATAVAATITAATITATTITATTITATTASPELPRDVGTVTPEPGAAVLQRDVAGLTWGPPTHVPTVMPRAPQQPTDPDGTLGRRGGPRSPPAVEDTDLAQPSSSPVGQPDTDAPQLMPAGAGRAPQVFIVEDQPPLLRASLLRVPCELVLDMGFVPALQDPGSHEHQELLHSFNQTVTPLFTSVPGFLRLEVTGIREGSVVLQYDALFAGEQVPVLGLDTLLEATLGSGGTRPGLVVGTAPVLRHEALVRTLDLCTVFFACPTGFACVSGADGNVTCTSLCHRDYCKNQGICTHPRDRQPLCQCPVGSDFWFMGLRCDYRVTQQSLLGAAAGILLSIVLLGAVLATLAVRRFKALLLEARADQTRSSYRRFCRLDDVSAQYWSRSGLPSASSLDNPAFSNSEELLHLQILDNGFCSCQEDSGVPDGAKCARPPYRPSFHYDWDTSSSSMNDPMVDSGKASDISVSSWPMEPMQWAPFPLLHQLSRQRPHKARRPHSFCEGLELGTLERSWTA; encoded by the exons ATGTCCCCAGGTTCCCGGGGACagccagggacagagcaggggcagagccGGGTCCGGGCAGCCCCGAACGCGCGTCCCGGGGATGAACCCGTGGGAGGCGGGCGGGAGCCCACCGAGCCCCGGCCCAGCGCTGAGCCCGCGGGGGGCGATGGGGCCGAGCCCGCAGCCGCAGCCCCGCACCTGGGGCggccggcgggggccgggccgagccccTCGGAGTGGGTCGCAGTGCAGAGCACtggcccgcccgccccggggcggAGGGAGCTCCGGTGCCGGTGCCGTGGGGCGGGCccgggccgggggctgcggTTCCCGGCGCCTCCGCCCCGCCGcagcgggggcgggcgggggttTCCTGCCACCGCCTGGCAGAGCCGCCCGCGCCGCGCCATGGAGCGGCCCCGGCTCCCGCTGCCCCGGCTCCCGCTGCCCCGGCTCCCGCTGCCCCGGCTCCTGGCCGCCGCAG TGCTCGTGGAATGCTGCGCGCGGCTCTGCCCCGCTCTGGGCAGCGGGACGGGCTCCACGCCGGGCACTGCCGACCCCTGCGCCCACCTGGGGACCGCGGCGGGGGAGCGCTGCCGGACAG ATCACCCAGAGCGAGGAGCTGGCACGGGGCAGGCGCCAACACCGGAGACCTTGGGGCAACTGTGGACAGAGGCTAAgctgctgcccttccctgggaCTCCTGCCAGGACAGCCGAGCCCTCCGGCCCCCAGGGGAGCCCTAGAGGCCCCCAGACGGGCGGGGAGGGAACAGGGCCAGCAGTGTGGGGTGGAACAGCCACTGAGCACCCGGGGCCTCCCGTGTCTGCAGGCACCACCgagcaggcagctgcaggaagCGAGCTGGGGGTGACCAGTGCAGGAGCCCCAGCCCCTGTGCAGCCAAACACAGATCCTGCCACCACGGACCCCCTCGGGACTGACCCTGTAGGACATGTGACAGTGGAAGGTGTAAAGACCGTGCAGGGGACCCCTTTGCATTCATCGCCCTCCATGGCAGTGCCGGGTTCTgctgggggacagaggggatcCCCCAACACCCTGATGGGATGGAGGTCCATGGGGACAGTCCTCGTGCAGAGCCAGAGGGGCTCACACAGCTCCTCGTCCCccaagctgtgggctggggagggcCTGGGTGCCACTGTCCCACTGGGTAATAGGAGCCCAGGGACCCACCCAGCCACCACACTGGCCACTGACAGCCCAGTGCTGGGGACAACAGGGATGTCACCCTTTGGAGAGGGGTTGCAGAGGCTGCTGACTCCCACAAGGGCACTGTGGGGGACACACCAGGGGCTGCCggggccagggctggcaggaggacaGGGCTCTGCCTCCCACCCATGGCAGGGTCCCCACTCTGCCCCTCGCCCCTCTGCGCTgtccctgggggctgctggcCATGAGGGGCCTGtggccagcacagcctggccagcCGTGGGCACAGGCCCAGCCTCACtgcctgccacaggcagggggTCGGGTCTGCCTGTCCCCACCACCACAGCTGGCACCCCAGGGGTGACTTcctctgtcccagggggagcCCTGGACCAGACCACAGGAGTCTTGGGGCCACCTGACAGGGCGGGTTCCCCTGAGCAAAGTCACATCCCCCTGAACCCACCAGCTGTACCTGGGCAgtccccagcccctctggcccccagcagcagtgctgtggtgcagagcGGGGTGACTCATGCCAGTCCTGggtccccccatgtccccctgtccccacagcctgCCCCAGCCAGTGGGGCAGTAACCCTTCTGCCAACCCTGCTGTCTTCCCCAGGGACTggctggggggtcccggggcttGCCCCTGCTGTGAGCACCCCCCCAGGAGACCCTTCCCCAGGGCTTCCCCACACTGACTCAAGGGTGGGTCCTGCTGAGAGCCCTCAAATCCAGGAGGGGACCCAGGTGGGAGTGGGCAGCCTggcccctccctcagcccttgggcccccccagcagccaccTTCATCCCAGCCTGCATCTTCCCTGGGACCGACCACCGCTACTGGCATCACTGCCACCGCTGTGGCCGCCACCATCACAGCCGCCACCATCACAGCCACCACCATCACAGCCACCACCATCACAGCCACCactgccagcccagagctgcccagggatgtggggaCGGTCACGCCAGAGCCTGGTGCTGCTGTACTGCAGAGGGATGTGGCAGGGCTGACGTGGGGGCCCCCAACTCATGTGCCCACTGTGATGCCCAGGGCCCCCCAGCAGCCCACCGATCCCGATGGGACCCTGGGCCGTCGTGGGGGCCCCAGGTCCCCTCCAGCTGTGGAGGACACAGACCTGGCCCAGCCATCAAGCAGCCCTGTAGGGCAGCCGGACACTGATGCCCCCCAATTGATGCCAGCTGGGGCGGGCAGGGCCCCACAGGTGTTCATTGTGGAAGATCAGCCCCCGCTCCTGAGAG catccCTCCTGCGTGTCCCCTGTGAGCTGGTGCTGGACATGGGGTTcgtcccagccctgcaggacccCGGGTCCCACgagcaccaggagctgctgcataGCTTCAACCAGACG GTCACCCCCCTCTTCACATCGGTGCCCGGGTTCCTGCGGCTGGAGGTGACGGGGATCAG ggagggCAGTGTGGTGCTGCAGTACGACGCGCTGTTCGCGGGGGAGCaggtgccagtgctggggctggacACGCTCCTCGAGGCCACGCTGGGCTCCGGTGGCACTCGGCCAGGGCTGGTGGTGGGAACAGCCCCCGTCCTGCGCCACGAGGCTCTGG tgcgGACACTGGACCTCTGCACTGTGTTCTTTGCCTGCCCGACCGGCTTTGCCTGCGTGTCTGGGGCGGACGGGAACGTGACCTGCACCTCCCTCTGCCACCGCGACTACTGCAAGAACCAGGGCATCTGCACCCACCCGCGGGACcgccagcccctctgcca GTGCCCCGTGGGCAGCGATTTCTGGTTCATGGGTCTGCGCTGTGACTACCGGGTGacccagcagagcctgctgggtGCAGCAGCTGGGATCCTGCTCAGCATCGTCCTCCTGGGTGCCGTCCTCGCCACCCTCGCCGTCCGCCGCTTCAAGGCCCTGCTGCTGGAGGCCAGGGCTGACCAGACCCGCAGCAG cTACCGGCGGTTCTGCCGCCTGGACGATGTCTCGGCCCAGTACTGGTCTCGCTCGGGGCTGCCCTCGGCCAGCTCCCTGGACAACCCCGCCTTCAGCaactcagaggagctgctgcacctCCAGATCCTGGACAACGGCTTCTGCAGCTGCCAGGAGGACTCTGGTGTCCCCGACGGTGCCAAGTGTGCCCGCCCGCCGTACCGGCCCAG CTTCCATTACGACTGGGACACCAGTTCCAGCAGCATGAATGACCCCATGGTGGACTCGGGCAAAGCCAGTGATATCTCTGTGTCCAGCTGGCCCATGGAGCCCATGCAGTGGGctccattccctctcctccaccAGCTTTCCAGGCAGCGACCG CACAAGGCCCGTCGGCCACACTCGTTCTGcgaggggctggagctgggcaccCTGGAGCGGAGCTGGACGGCCTGA